Proteins from a genomic interval of Alphaproteobacteria bacterium:
- a CDS encoding radical SAM protein, producing the protein MTNTSEFAPALLDPAKFRNPRVTAKGEPRASVALTALKTLWFNTGTLCNLTCAHCYIESSPTNDRLAYLTAAEVESYLDQLEDLAAGPLASETLASETLEIGFTGGEPFMNPEIIAMLDLALGQGHGVLVLTNASKPMLKLKPQLLDLKQRYGDRLVLRVSLDHYTALLHEMERGEHTWTKALPGVRWLSQQGFRLHVAGRTCWAESESDLRQGFARLFGRENIDLDDDPAALVLFPEMDESVDVPEITTACWGILDVDPSAMMCASSRMVVKHRGAGWPTVVACTLLPYDDAFEFGPELGEALQPVRLNHPHCAKFCVLGGGSCEGGD; encoded by the coding sequence ATGACCAACACCTCCGAATTCGCCCCGGCGCTTCTCGATCCCGCCAAATTCCGCAATCCGCGAGTCACCGCCAAGGGCGAGCCCCGGGCCAGCGTGGCGCTGACGGCGCTGAAGACGCTTTGGTTCAATACCGGCACGCTCTGCAACCTGACCTGTGCGCACTGCTATATCGAATCGAGCCCGACCAACGATCGCCTGGCCTACCTGACGGCGGCCGAGGTCGAGAGCTATCTCGACCAGCTCGAGGACCTGGCGGCCGGGCCGCTTGCCTCCGAGACGCTTGCGTCCGAGACGCTGGAGATCGGCTTCACCGGCGGCGAGCCCTTCATGAACCCGGAAATCATCGCCATGCTGGATCTGGCGCTGGGGCAGGGCCATGGCGTGCTGGTGCTGACCAATGCCTCGAAGCCCATGCTCAAGCTCAAGCCCCAGCTTCTGGATCTCAAGCAGCGTTACGGCGACCGCCTGGTCCTGCGCGTCTCGCTGGACCACTACACGGCGCTGCTGCATGAGATGGAGCGCGGCGAACACACCTGGACGAAGGCGCTACCCGGGGTGCGCTGGCTGAGCCAACAAGGCTTTCGCCTGCACGTTGCCGGGCGCACCTGCTGGGCGGAATCGGAGAGCGACCTGCGCCAGGGCTTTGCCCGCCTCTTTGGCCGCGAGAACATCGACCTCGACGATGATCCGGCGGCGCTGGTGCTGTTTCCCGAGATGGACGAAAGCGTCGACGTGCCCGAGATCACCACCGCTTGCTGGGGCATTCTCGACGTCGATCCGAGCGCCATGATGTGCGCCAGCTCGCGCATGGTGGTGAAGCACCGCGGTGCTGGCTGGCCCACGGTGGTGGCCTGCACGCTGCTGCCCTATGACGACGCTTTCGAGTTCGGCCCCGAACTGGGCGAAGCGCTGCAGCCGGTCAGGCTCAACCACCCCCATTGCGCCAAGTTCTGCGTCCTCGGCGGCGGCTCCTGCGAGGGCGGCGATTGA
- the metZ gene encoding O-succinylhomoserine sulfhydrylase codes for MAGGLVRETSEAAVWRRATRQVHGGTQRSEFGETSEAMFLTSGYVYQSPEEAEDRFKGDDDGFIYSRFSNPTVGMFEERMALAEGAPRCLATATGMAAVNAALMCQLEAGDRVVASRALFGSCRYVIDEILPRFAITVVLVDGSDLEQWRQAFRQPTKCVFLETPSNPTLQIIDLEAVCEMAHAAGAQVIVDNVFATPVLQRPREFGADIVVYSATKHIDGQGRCLGGAVLGDEDFCENVLKPYLRHTGPALSPFNAWVMLKGLETLELRVARHAANAAEIADFLSGQGGIEGVLYPTRHDHPQAALARRQMSAGGSVVAFDVAGGKERAFDFLRRLRLVKISNNLGDAKSLITHPATTTHQRLEAAERRHLGISDRLVRLSVGLEDAEDVKQDLLQALV; via the coding sequence ATGGCTGGCGGCTTGGTGCGGGAAACATCCGAAGCGGCTGTTTGGCGGCGCGCCACACGGCAGGTTCACGGCGGCACGCAACGTTCGGAATTCGGCGAAACCAGCGAGGCCATGTTTCTCACCTCGGGCTATGTCTACCAATCGCCCGAAGAGGCCGAGGACCGCTTCAAGGGCGATGACGACGGCTTCATCTATTCGCGCTTCTCGAACCCCACCGTGGGCATGTTCGAGGAGCGCATGGCCTTGGCCGAGGGAGCGCCGCGCTGCCTGGCCACGGCCACCGGCATGGCTGCCGTCAATGCCGCCCTGATGTGCCAGCTCGAGGCCGGTGACCGGGTGGTCGCCTCGCGGGCGCTGTTCGGTTCGTGCCGCTATGTCATCGACGAGATCCTGCCCCGTTTCGCCATCACCGTGGTGCTGGTCGACGGCAGCGATCTCGAGCAATGGCGCCAGGCCTTCAGGCAGCCCACGAAATGCGTGTTCCTGGAAACACCCTCCAACCCGACACTGCAGATCATCGACCTGGAGGCGGTGTGCGAAATGGCCCACGCCGCCGGAGCCCAGGTCATCGTCGACAACGTCTTCGCCACACCGGTGCTGCAGCGGCCGCGCGAATTCGGGGCCGACATCGTGGTCTATTCGGCCACCAAGCACATCGACGGCCAGGGCCGCTGCCTGGGCGGTGCGGTGCTGGGCGATGAGGACTTCTGCGAGAATGTGCTCAAGCCATATCTCCGCCACACCGGACCGGCGCTCAGCCCATTCAACGCCTGGGTCATGCTCAAGGGCCTGGAGACGCTGGAGCTGAGGGTGGCCCGCCACGCCGCCAACGCGGCCGAGATCGCCGACTTTCTCAGCGGCCAGGGCGGCATCGAAGGGGTGCTCTATCCCACCCGCCACGACCATCCCCAGGCGGCCCTGGCACGGCGCCAGATGTCGGCCGGCGGCTCGGTGGTGGCCTTCGACGTGGCCGGCGGCAAGGAGCGCGCCTTTGATTTCCTCAGGCGCTTGCGCCTGGTCAAGATCTCCAACAACCTGGGTGACGCCAAGAGCCTGATCACCCACCCCGCCACCACCACCCATCAACGCCTGGAGGCGGCCGAGCGTCGGCACCTGGGCATCAGCGATCGGCTGGTGCGGCTTTCGGTCGGCCTCGAGGATGCCGAGGACGTCAAGCAGGATCTCTTGCAGGCTTTGGTATGA